The proteins below come from a single Candidatus Bathyarchaeota archaeon genomic window:
- a CDS encoding class I SAM-dependent methyltransferase, which yields MEQKKINPKQKDFFNQKAAVWDQITIHNPEKVAYISDLLAIQGSDKILDVGTGTGVMISFYEKHLSDGCVMAIDYSEKMIEAAQAKYPKSLHPKVSFHVCDVYGLGYSEEFDLVVCYSCFPHFVDQPLAIQILTRALKKGGRLAVAHSDSADKINGVHMNGGVEIKNDFLPSIERLKQMMRENGLEVTFERDDKSYFICIAEKHR from the coding sequence ATGGAGCAGAAAAAAATCAATCCGAAACAAAAAGACTTCTTCAACCAAAAAGCAGCGGTATGGGATCAAATTACCATTCATAACCCCGAAAAAGTCGCGTACATAAGTGATTTACTCGCCATTCAAGGGTCGGATAAGATTTTAGATGTGGGCACAGGCACCGGTGTCATGATTTCCTTCTACGAAAAACACCTCTCAGACGGCTGTGTGATGGCGATTGATTATTCGGAGAAGATGATTGAGGCCGCCCAAGCCAAGTACCCCAAAAGCCTCCATCCTAAAGTTAGCTTCCATGTCTGCGATGTATATGGATTGGGTTACTCTGAGGAATTCGATTTAGTGGTATGTTACTCCTGTTTCCCCCACTTCGTCGACCAGCCCTTAGCCATACAGATATTGACTAGGGCACTAAAGAAGGGGGGGCGCTTGGCAGTGGCGCATTCAGATTCAGCCGATAAAATCAACGGCGTCCACATGAACGGCGGGGTAGAAATAAAGAATGACTTCTTGCCCAGCATCGAGCGGCTTAAGCAGATGATGAGAGAGAATGGACTTGAGGTTACTTTTGAAAGGGATGACAAAAGCTATTTCATATGCATAGCTGAAAAGCACAGGTGA
- a CDS encoding CopG family ribbon-helix-helix protein: MVIISLSIPDSLIQQIDQTIKDKGFVSRSELARQALRLYLTEDLKLDDLEGNAVATITLIYKENADRRRLLETQHVYGGLVSTFLHAHIHPGFCLEVIILNGQAELIRKFVDNLRQNEQIMQIKISVLTQK, from the coding sequence ATGGTAATCATAAGCCTCTCAATCCCCGACTCCCTCATACAACAAATCGACCAAACCATAAAAGACAAAGGCTTCGTAAGCCGCTCCGAACTCGCACGGCAAGCCCTACGGCTATACCTCACCGAGGATCTAAAACTAGACGACTTAGAAGGCAACGCCGTAGCCACCATAACACTCATCTACAAAGAAAACGCCGACCGACGCCGCCTCCTCGAAACCCAACACGTCTACGGCGGGTTAGTCTCCACCTTTCTCCATGCGCACATCCACCCGGGCTTTTGCTTGGAGGTCATAATTTTAAACGGGCAAGCTGAGCTTATTCGGAAATTCGTCGATAACCTGCGGCAAAACGAGCAAATAATGCAGATAAAAATCTCCGTGCTAACTCAGAAATAG
- a CDS encoding ABC transporter ATP-binding protein translates to MFFEVNGVSFAYRSKKVLDGVTFAVEKDDVVSILGPNGVGKTTLIKCISKVLTPNAGAVSIEGMDLHGMSKRDIAKNIGYVAQKSETSKTTVFDSVLLGRKPHFEWDASEKDIRLAGRVLHLLGLDALSLKYVDEISGGEYQLVQIARVLVQQPKIILLDEPTSSLDLSNQHMIMHLIRNIVKKNHMAAIMIIHDLNLAFRHSDKFILMKDGGVYAVGGHEIITPGNIRVVYNIDAYVETVRGIPVVIPM, encoded by the coding sequence ATGTTCTTCGAAGTCAACGGCGTCAGCTTTGCTTACCGCAGCAAAAAAGTCCTAGACGGAGTCACCTTCGCCGTAGAAAAAGACGATGTGGTCTCGATTTTGGGACCTAACGGCGTGGGCAAAACCACCCTAATTAAATGCATAAGCAAGGTGCTCACGCCAAACGCTGGCGCAGTATCCATCGAGGGCATGGATCTTCATGGGATGAGCAAAAGAGACATCGCCAAAAACATCGGGTACGTGGCGCAGAAAAGCGAGACCTCCAAAACGACGGTGTTTGATTCGGTGCTGCTGGGGCGCAAGCCGCATTTCGAGTGGGATGCAAGTGAAAAAGACATACGGTTGGCGGGCAGAGTGCTTCATCTGCTGGGCCTAGATGCATTGTCCCTCAAGTATGTTGACGAGATCAGCGGGGGCGAGTATCAGCTGGTGCAGATTGCAAGGGTTCTGGTTCAGCAGCCCAAGATAATTCTGCTCGATGAGCCCACAAGCAGCCTGGACCTCTCCAATCAGCACATGATAATGCATCTGATCCGAAACATAGTTAAGAAAAACCACATGGCCGCCATCATGATTATCCATGACCTCAACTTGGCCTTCCGTCACTCCGACAAGTTCATTCTGATGAAGGACGGCGGCGTCTATGCGGTCGGCGGACACGAAATCATTACGCCGGGAAACATTCGGGTAGTATACAACATCGACGCTTACGTCGAGACTGTCCGAGGGATACCTGTGGTAATCCCCATGTAA